A window from Citrobacter amalonaticus encodes these proteins:
- the ompR gene encoding two-component system response regulator OmpR, producing the protein MQENYKILVVDDDMRLRALLERYLTEQGFQVRSVANAEQMDRLLTRESFHLMVLDLMLPGEDGLSICRRLRSQSNPMPIIMVTAKGEEVDRIVGLEIGADDYIPKPFNPRELLARIRAVLRRQANELPGAPSQEEAVIAFGKFKLNLGTREMFREDEPMPLTSGEFAVLKALVSHPREPLSRDKLMNLARGREYSAMERSIDVQISRLRRMVEEDPAHPRYIQTVWGLGYVFVPDGSKA; encoded by the coding sequence ATGCAAGAGAACTATAAAATTCTGGTGGTCGATGACGACATGCGCCTGCGCGCGCTGCTGGAGCGTTATCTGACCGAACAGGGCTTCCAGGTTCGAAGCGTCGCTAACGCCGAGCAAATGGATCGCCTGCTAACCCGCGAATCTTTCCACCTTATGGTACTGGATCTGATGCTGCCGGGTGAAGATGGCCTGTCTATTTGCCGCCGTCTGCGCAGCCAGAGTAACCCGATGCCGATCATCATGGTCACGGCGAAAGGGGAAGAAGTTGACCGTATTGTCGGGCTGGAAATCGGCGCCGATGACTATATCCCGAAACCGTTTAACCCACGCGAACTGCTGGCGCGTATTCGGGCGGTGCTGCGTCGTCAGGCGAACGAACTGCCGGGCGCGCCTTCTCAGGAAGAGGCGGTCATCGCTTTTGGTAAGTTCAAATTAAACCTGGGCACTCGCGAAATGTTCCGTGAAGACGAGCCGATGCCGCTCACTAGTGGTGAATTTGCGGTACTGAAAGCGCTGGTGAGCCACCCGCGCGAGCCGCTGTCCCGTGACAAACTGATGAACCTGGCGCGTGGTCGTGAGTATTCCGCAATGGAGCGTTCCATCGACGTACAGATTTCTCGTTTGCGCCGCATGGTGGAAGAAGATCCCGCTCATCCGCGTTATATCCAGACCGTGTGGGGCCTGGGTTACGTTTTTG